The genomic region ATagcataatcaataataataataatgaagataataataataacaataataataaaagtatttctACCTTTGAAGCACTTTCTAAAGAAAAAACTGCCCAAtatgagactcgaacccgcgacctctcgaataagTACAGAAACAACACCAAACCAACTGTTCCGCTCTCAATTTCCTGATTTATTTCACCATTTAATTCCTTTAACCCGTTATTCcccttctcttcttcttcttcattaaatCATACATTATATTATCGCAGCCCACTTAATTAACCGGCCCAAATTACATCCTAAGTCCATGAACACAGATCTATCCATCATCAATTTTTTTGTGGGCTTTGGTCTGacgcaatatttttttttttttttaaaaaaaaattgtcgaTGCCAAGGTTTGAACTTATGACCATATGTATTGAAGGCAAACACTGTACCACTGAGCTAACTTGTTAACTTGAATAGTACTTACATAAATTAATCTTTAACCCTTCGTATGTAATTGCTTTCTTAAAAAAATTCACTCGATCCAAAATTAGATCACAAGTGGGGTTTTTGCTTTAGTTATATGTCGGCCATAACTTCCCATTTTGTTCCccattataattaaaaaaaaaaaaactctgcaTTTAAATTTTATATGTCCAAGTTGACAACTCTAAACTGCATCCATATTCTACCTATTTCATTATTATATCACTTGCGTACCAAACACAAAAGTAGTAGCGGGAGTTTAGAATAGGAAACATGAGAAAATAAATACAAGGATGATGATGGAGGTGATGGTTTTGCGTGGAACAGTTGTGGCAACGATGGGGCTGCAGTAATAGTTGTAGCAAGTGGTGGTTCAATTCGTGGTGTTTCAAACAGATAAAGTAGGCGTAGTTGTAGGTGGTTTTGGGTGTTCTTAAAGGTTGGTATTTTGCGAATAAAAACAGTAACGACTAGTAGTTTGTGGAGTTTGGATGGTGTTTGTGAACTCAAGAAACAGAAGAAGATCATTAGCGGTTGCAAGTTCTCGGACATAAGGTGAAACGAAAACATCAACAATAGCATGAAACAGGAAATGGTTATGGTGGTAACAAAAGTAATCACCTCGAGTTTGTAGCTTGTAAATGGGTGGTGGTTGTTTGGTCGATCACGAAAACAGTGAACATGAGTCGAATAGTAAAGTAGCAGAAGGAAAGGTGATGGATTGTAGTTTCATGGTGGTGATGCTGTTTTGGGTTACACCATAATAGAAGGTAAGGAGTAATATAGTAGGAGAAGAGATATATTTCGCTTTAGTGAAAGTAGTGGATTCTCCTTTTGAAAACAATATGGAGAGTATATAATAGATAATAGATTGATAGATGTGTTAAATTAAAGTCAAGCAATAAAACAAAACAATATATCTCATTAAGATTCGATGCATGCATACCATTAAGTTGATAAATTAATTAACACTAAAGTGATACAGTAATCCTTAATTAACTAACAAATGTCCGTGTTTTAAGAGCAGACAGCTGCTACTTTGAAATCTccttgccgacagttttattatatcggtgtccgttgttaatcagtggcggataaaagttttcaggaaagtcctaaaattttaaatttaataactttatttatttcagtcttttagggtgtaaaattggtcattaactatatgcaattatttaaataaaatttaaattaattatgagctcccaCCCCAAataaaatactaaatgttaaaattaatcaaatagattctaactatatatatatatatatatatatatatatatatatatatatatatatatatatatatatatatatatatatatatatatatatttttttttttgtttttttttttttttgacaaagctataattcatataacttattttcggatcaccgtttattttaaaattacataagttggaATTTAACttttttaatatcaatcgaaacatcaaacgagtattacaatcatttaatatttatttttaatatacttaatttatatatagagatatattttaaataataattattataatatcctatttttattttattaatctttaataagAAATAacttataatacttcaaattatatttcggattgttatttatattaatacatacacacatatatatttacaattaatttttcgtgaatcgtcgagagcagttgaaggtcaattgaatatatgaacatcatttcaaaattttctagactcaaaattacatactttgcttatcgtatcaaaatcatataaagattaagtttaaatttagtcagaaattctcgggtcgtcacatgtgggaCCATGTAAGAATGCTGAGTTGGCGGAGGAATGATTCCTGGCATACCCATTTTAACGAATCCCATTTCCATTCGGGCTACCATTGACATTTGAagctgttgttgtcgttgttgttgttgctgttggtggtggtggtggtagtggtggtgttgGTGCAATTGTAGGGTTATTGGCATCATCATTTATTGTGTTTGAAATGGCATGTTCTTCATTAACTGCACTTGTGCTTGCAAGTTCTTTAAGTAATCGACGGCTTCATCGAGCATCGATGCTTTCTCCGTCTATATAAACAATTTTCTAATTTAGATACTTTTCACATATAATTGACCAAGGAAATGTGCTATATGTTGACTTCTGCAGTCAAAATGGTaaatccaaatgctaaaactaAACAAAAGTGATTGAAACATTCAAGTTCTTTTGATAACTCATTTTAGGTTATACATTTTAAAATGCATTAAAAGATGTAGGTACAAATTCGAGTTCTGACTTTGAATGTGGAGATTGGTTAGTTTGACTTCTAAAGTCAGACTGTACAAGAAACACACAAAATCACACCTTATTAGCATTAGGCACTAGCTTCTGCAGAGCTTTCATCTTCTGGTTGATCCTTTCTCTTCGTCGCTAAAATAATacataatcatataaaaattacaTTTATCAATCTCAATTatgattttttatatataaaagtaagAAAAGTTAGCAAATTACACGTTCGGATTGGTTATGAATAGCAGCAGCCCTGATTCTTCGACTTGAATGAGATCGCACCATTTCATCCTCAGTCctgccttcttcttcttcttggttTTCCTgaacaaaataaaatataaaaattcaatttcaatttcaaaatcatTTCAGTACATTTCAATATACTTTATAATTAAGATCCAATTTTTAGTAACAATTTTGCAGCTTTATACCGATCCAAATTGACAAGCAGAATCATCAGTTTTCTGACTTTTGACGCTCTGATTAGGCGAGTCACACGAAGGCCATGTCATCATTGTGGTGTCATTTTCTTTAGAATTAGTAGTTGTACTATTGCAAGTATTATCTTCCTGCAACCTTGTTGTAGAAAACAATTGAATGATTTCACAGATTGAATTAAATTTTAAGCAACAATCAACTTTGATGTTCTTATTAATCGAATCGAAAAACAAACTGATTACAATTAGCTATTGAAAACAGAAACAAAACAAAAACGATTCGTGAAAACTTATCTCTAAACTATCGATTAACCTATCTATTTATACAGATAATCGAATGTCAGTTGCTTGGAGATCAATCAAAACTTGGCCGATACCCTATAATGAATTTGAATTGGAATCTATTAATGAAAACTAAAACTTGTTCACATCAACCCTTATTCTTTTAGTCATTTACAGAAAACACCCTAAACTTATCTTTGAgaattttcagtttacacccttacGCTTCACAATCTCCACCTTAAAGTGACAATTATCACTTAATATCAAGAATCTCCAAACACCCTTTGAACTTAGTACCAGGTAATGATTTTGTAAGCATATCAGCCGGATTTTCAGAAGTATGAACTTTCAGAACTTCTACAGTACCTGCTTCAATTACATCTCTAATAAAATGCAATCTAACATCTATATGCTTTGTTCTTTCATGGTACATGGGATTTTTAGACAAATGCagggcactttgattatcacaatgaaCTATAGCAATCGGGTCACTTAACCCAAGTTCAGCAACAAAACCTTTAATCTAAATGGCTTCTTTAATTGCTTCTGTTAATGCAATATATTCAGCTTCTGTTAAGGATAGGGCCACTATGTGTTGTAATGATGCTTTCCAGCTTATTGTACAACCAAATAGTTTGAACACATAACCACTTAAAGATCTGCACTTATCTCTATCTCCAGCATGATCTGAGTCAACATAACCTTCAACACAGACTTCATCTGATTCTGTATTGTGATAAACTAATCCCATATTTGAAGTTCCCTTAATATACTTCATAATCCATTTGACTGCATCCCAATGTTTCTTGCCTGGATTAGCCATGTAGAAAAGCAGTTTTAACATCAAGTTGTTCTAACTCTAGATTAAAATGTGCAGTTAAAGCTAACATAATTCTAATTGAACTATGTTTAACCACTGGAGAAAAAACTTCATTGAAATCAATACCTTCCCTTTAGGTGaaccctttagcaa from Rutidosis leptorrhynchoides isolate AG116_Rl617_1_P2 chromosome 9, CSIRO_AGI_Rlap_v1, whole genome shotgun sequence harbors:
- the LOC139868126 gene encoding LOW QUALITY PROTEIN: transcription factor PIF7-like (The sequence of the model RefSeq protein was modified relative to this genomic sequence to represent the inferred CDS: inserted 1 base in 1 codon; deleted 1 base in 1 codon; substituted 1 base at 1 genomic stop codon), whose translation is MTFSRLSDYGVAEIRWXNGQPAMREHGGNNKTLEYVVHQATICYNKSKIQEIGLQETQNWPRTHNIISSNIASSIQKMGDSEGQSYLKKRPRSSVIVHDQYVNNLSTTSVKLQEDNTCNSTTTNSKENDTTMMTWPSCDSPNQSVKSQKTDDSACQFGSENQEEEEGRTEDEMVRSHSSRRIRAAAIHNQSERRRRERINQKMKALQKLVPNANKTEKASMLDEAVDYLKNLQAQVQLMKNMPFQTQXMMMPITLQLHQHHHYHHHHQQQQQQRQQQLQMSMVARMEMGFVKMGMPGIIPPPTQHSYMVPQTMIHPGNVGATSQTIQSRPPTNTIVPLSDPHSAFLAQHMNMDMYNMAAFYRQQANNGKTMSGTIDINTSSL